The genomic region AACGGCCAGCCGGTGAACGGCCGCTGCGGTCCCGGTACGCGCGTCCCGTTCCTGGTGATCTCGCCCTTCGCCAAGCGGAATTACGTCAGCCACACCCGCATCTCGCAGGCGTCCGTCGTGCGCTTCATCGAGGACAACTGGCTGCACGGCCAGCGTCTCGGCGGCGGCTCGTTCGACGACAACGTCGAATCGATCGCTGACATGTTCGACTTCGAGCGCGGCCACGGCCAGGACCACGAGTACCGGCAGGACACGCTGTTCCTCGATCCGACCGCCGGCACGGTCATCGTCAGCCCGCCGGATGATCACCATCACCACTAAAGCATGAAGAGTTAGGTTGATTGGCAACGCGAAAGCGGTGCGCTCCCTCTCCCGCTTGCGGGGGAGGGCTGGGGTGGGGGCTCCCTCCACGAGTCACGTCGCGGAGAGAGCCCCCACCCGCATCGCATCGTGGATGCGATGCGACCTCCCCCGCAAGCGGGAGAGGTGAAGCCAGTCCGCCGCCGACACTCTACTTCCCGTCTTGACGCGTTTTCTTCACGCGAACCGGAATCCACTTCGCTCGAAAACGCTTAACGACACTGGATATGACATGAACGGCCGCACCTTGTGGCTTCTCGGCGCCGGCCTGCTGTGCATGGCCGGCACTGTTGCGGCCGTCGAGACGCAGGGACTTCCGGGGACCAATCCGAACCCGGTGCAGCTCAGGCGTCCGCCGGTCGCCCCGCTGTCCGCCATGGCGCGGCTCGGCCAGAAGATCTTCTTCGACGCGTCGCTGTCCTCTTCGGGCGCATTGTCATGCGCGTCCTGTCACAGTCCGGACCACGCCTACGGGCCACCCAATGATGGACCGGTGATGCTTGGCGGGCCCGCGCAATCCCGGCAAGGGACACGCGCCGTGCCGGGCCTGACCTATCTCGAGCGGCAGCCGAATTTCAGCATCGGGCCGGAAAAGGACGAGGACGACAATGTCGTCGACTTCGCGCAACTGGCCGCGCTCGGCCAGCAGGCCGCGCGCGCCAGGAAAGTGGCGACCGGGACTGCCACCTCGGCGGTCAACATCGTGCCGCAGGGCGGACTGTTCTGGGACGGCCGCGCCGATACGCTGCAGGACCAGGCGATCTTCCCGCTGCTCGATCCCAACGAGATGGACGGCGGCAGCATCGAGATCGTGGCGCAGAAGCTGCGCCGGGCGAGCTACGCGCCGCGCTTCGCCGAGCTGTTCGGCGCTGGTGTCTTCGACAATACGCGGCTGTTGGTCGCGGAGGCGATGTTTGCCGTCGCGCGTTATCAGGTGGAGGAGCCGAGCTTCCATCCCTACACCAGCAAGTTCGACTACTGGCTGGAGGGCAAGGCGCGATTGAACGAGAGCGAGTTACGCGGCCTGCAATTGTTCAATGATCCGGAGAAGGCCAATTGCGGCGGCTGCCATACGTCGCAGCCGACCCGGGATGGTCTACCGCCGCTGTTCACCGATCATCAATATGAGGCGCTCGGCGCGCCGGGCAACGCCGCGCTCGCCGGCAACCGCGATCCCGACCATTTCGATCTCGGGGTTTGCGGTCCGTACCGCACCGACATTGCCGAGCAGACGCAATATTGCGGGATGTTTCTGACGCCGACCTTGCGCAACACGGCAACGCGTCGCGTGTTCTTCCACAACGGCGTCTTCACCAGCCTCGAGCAGGTGCTCGACTTCTATAACTTCCGCGATACCAATCCGGAGAAGGTCTTTCCGCGCGGCGCCGACGGCACGGTGCGCAAGTACGATGACCTGCCGGAAAAGTATCACGGCAATGTCGACGTCAGCGATCCGCCGTTCGAGCGCCATCTCGGCGACACGCCCGCGATGACGGCACAGGACGAGGCCGACATTATCGCCTTCCTGAAGACGCTGACCGACGGCTACCAGCCGGAGCGGTAAGACGTCGCGGCGTTCCATCGCGGAACCGAACCGTGAGTTGGCAGGGCTTCGTCATGCGCGCATAATGAGCGCATGAATGTCGTCGAAGGCAACGGTGCCAGGATCCCGGCAATCGGGCTCGGCACATGGGAGTTGCGCGGGCGGACCTGCGCCCGCATCGTCGAGCAGGCGTTGCGGCTCGGCTATCGCCACATCGACACCGCGGAGATCTATGACAACGAGCGCGAAGTCGGCGAGGGGCTGCGTGCCTCCGGCATCAAGCGCGACGACGTGTTCGTCACCACCAAGATCTGGACCACGCATTTCATGGCGAAGGATCTCGAGCGGTCGGCGAAGGAGAGCCTGGCACGGCTGCGCCTCACCGAGGTCGATCTGTTGCTGCTGCACTGGCCCAATGCGCAGGTGCCGCTTGCCGAGACGCTCGGCGCGCTGGCGCGGGTCAGGCAGGCGGGCCTGGCGCGGCATATCGGCGTCTCCAATTTCAACGCGGCGCTGATCGAGGAGGCGGTGGCGACGTGTCCCGAGCCGCTCGCCTGCGACCAGGTCGAGTACCATCCTTATCTCGACCAGGCCGATGTGATCGAGGCCTGTCGACGCCACGGCATGGCATTCGTTGCCTACAGTCCGATCGCGAAGGGACGGGTCAAGGGCGACCGCGCGCTGGCGCGGATCGGCGACCGCTACCGCAAGACCGCCGCCCAGGTCTGCCTGCGCTGGCTGGTGCAGCAGAATGTCTCCGCGATCCCGCGCACCTCGAAGCTCGAACGTCTGCAGGAGAACATCGACATCTTCGATTTCGAGTTATCGGTGGACGACATGCGCGAAATCTCGGCGATCGGGAGCGCCGGTGCGCGGTGACGGCCCCGCGACGCATGGGGTCTTTGCCTGAGCATCAAGTCTCGGAAAAATGGCTGGGTCCTGATCCCGATCATGCTAATGCCCCGCTGGCCGATTGCAGCTTTGGACCGAATGGGGATTGAGGCAGGCGGGTTCCGGCCGGTATTGTCATCGGCGGGGAGAGACATCACTGACGTGATCGAGTGGGATGAAGTTTCGGCCAAACGCGGATCTGATGGCGTCGGTGTTCGTGCACCTGATGCTGCTCGGGCTGATTTTCCTTTATTCGGAGGTCCATCAGTTCGATCCCGTCTCCGCTGACACGGTGCCGGTCGAGATCGTGACGCCGCAGGAGGTCGCCAGATCCGAGGTCGAGACCAAGCCCGAACCGGCACCGAGCCCGTCGCCGACGCCCGAGTTGCAGTTGCCGTCGCTCGACAAGCCGGTGGATTCAGCCAAGCCCGAACCATCGGCGCAGGCGGCCGCGCCACAGCAGAACGCGCCACAGCAGCCGCCGCAGAAGCAGCCGACGCCGCCCAAGCCCAACCCGGCGCCGCAACGTGCCGCGGCCGAGCCGCCGCCCGCGCCGCCGGCACCGCAAACGCCACCGATGCCCCAGCCAACGGCGCAGCAACAGGCGGCAGCGTCGTCGCCTGCCTATGCGCAGCCCGAGCCTGATCTTTCGGTCAAATACAATGTCATGCTCGGCCTGCCGCCCGACATCTCCGTGAAGCCGCCCGCCAGCGCGCCGTCCGGCCCCGGCCCCGGCAAGGACAATTTCGACGCAGCCGCCACCGAGCAGGCCGACGTCGGCTCGCGCGTGGTCGCCGAATTCCGCCGTCACCTGAAGACCTGCCTGAAACTCCCGCCGACGCTGAGTACAGGCGACGACGTGAAGATCAAGCTCAGGGTGTTCATGAAGCCCGACGGCAAGCTTGCGGCGCAGCCCTTGCTGATCGAGGCCACCGCCTCGGAAAAGGGGCCGCTGTTGCTGAAGAGCGCGACCGATGCGCTGCAGGCCTGCCAGCCCTATGCGATGCTGCCGCGGGATCGCTACGGCGAATGGAAGGTGCTCGATCTCGATTTCAGCCCGCGCGATTTTGCGTCGTAGACAAGGGTCGCGTCAGCTTCCCATCGCCTGCCAGGCATTCGAGGCGAACTGTCGGCGCCAGATCACGATCACGACCGCGGCTGTCGTGACGAACAGCACCCAGGGGCTGACGAACCAGCCGAGATAGCCGAGTGCGAAGAAGAACGCGCGCTGGCCGCGGTTGAAGTGCCGGCCCGCCGTCTCGAACAGCCGCGTGGTGCGGATCACATGGGCCTCTGCCTCCGGCGTATCGCGCTGGTCGGCCGGCGGCATCGCGCCGAACAGGATCGCCACATAGTTGAACAGGCGATAGGCCCAGGCGAATTTGAAGAAGGTGTAGATGAAGATCAGGATCAGCCCGATGCACTTGACCTCCCACAAAGCGGGCGAGGGCGTGAGGTTGACCGGCAGCGCGCCGAGCACGGCGAGCGCGTCATTGGTGGCGCGCAACAGCGCCAGCGCGCCGCCGATCGCGATCAGGCTGGTGGAGGCAAAGAACGCGGTGCCGTTCTGCAAGCTGGCCATGATCTGCATGTCGACCATCCGTGCATCGCGGTTGAGCAGATTCCGCACCCAGATCTCGCGATAGACGTGCATCCGCGCCGACAGGCTGTCGCGCCCATACGCGGTGTGCTCCAGCGTGATGGCGTAGACCAGCCATTCCAGCGCAAAGAAGCCGACGGCCAGGATGTCGGTCCAATAGCCGGTCATGTTGCCTTCCTTCGTGAGCGCGCGGCCGACTGTCCGCGCCGGGCCGCATCCGCGTCATGTACAGGTTGAACGCGTGCAATGCACTATGGCAAACTACCGTGGCAACAGGATTCCCCGGACATGCTCAAGCTCGTCATCGGCAACAAGAACTATTCGTCATGGTCGATGCGGCCTTGGCTGGCGCTCCGCGCCAACAACATCCCGTTCGAAGAGGTTTTCATTCCGCTCTACACGGACCAAGCCGACAAGGACCGCATTCTCGCTTTCAGTAAGGCCGGCAAGGTGCCGACGCTGATCGATGGCGACGTCACGGTGTGGGACTCGCTGGCAATCATCGAATATCTCGCCGAGAGATTTCCCGAGGCGAAGCTGTGGCCTGCGGATCGCGCCGCGCGCGCGCATGCCCGCGCGATCTCGGCGGAGATGCATTCCGGCTTCATGCCGTTGCGCAACGAATGCGGCATGAACCTGCACCGGCCGATCCGTGCCGTTGCGCTGTCGGACGATGCGCGCGCCAATGTGGCGCGGATCCAGGAGATCTGGGCCGAGTGCCATCTGCGCTACGGCAAGCAGGGTCCGTTCCTGTTCGGCGCATTCTCCGCGGCGGACGCGATGTATGCGCCCGTGGTGCATCGCTTCCGCACCTACGCGATCCCGGTGAAGGCCGAGGCGCAGCACTATGTCGATGCCATGATGGCGCTCCCGGCGTTTGCCGAATGGACCCGCGACGGCATTGCCGAGACGCTGCGGATCGATCGATTCGAGCACGTCTGATTCCGAATTGTGACAGCGGTCGCGAAGATCGCGGCTTGACGCCGCGAGGCCAAGGGCGTCGAATCCGGCAAGGCTGGTTTCGCAAGTCGTGAAAGGACTTAGACCATGGGCATTCTCGATTCCCTGGAGAATTCGCCGGAGCTGAAAGGCATGCTTGGCCAGCTTGGCGCGGCGGTGATCCCGGTCGTGCTCGGCGAAGTTCTGGGCAATGGCGGGCAGGGCGGCTTGTCCGCGATTGTCGCCAAGCTCGAGCAGGCCGGGCTCGGCGAGCAGGTCAAATCCTGGATCGGTACCGGTCAGAACCTGCCGATCACGGCTGAGCAGCTCCAGCAGGTGCTCGGCAGCGATACGGTCAAGCAGCTCGCCGCCAAATTCAACATTCCGGTGGACCAGCTGTCCAAGGTGCTTGCCCAGCAACTTCCGGCTGCGGTCGATGGCGCGAGCCCGGACGGCAAGCTGCCGCACACCGCCTGAGCGGCTGGAATCAGGGTTCCAGCCGGGCTCGGCGGGCAATTTCCGGCTGGCACGCAAATTGCTGCCTATCGCTCTGAAAAACCTGCAAAAATCGCACCTTCGCTATGCCCCAATCTTGCTGGATTTGGGGAGGTGCGATGTGCTAGCTTGCCGCAGGGTTCTCAAAATGCCGGCCTGAGCTATCGGGACTGTCAGCTCAGCCAGCAATCTCTAAGAAAATGGAGAGGGCGTTGAAGCATAAGTACTCGATTGGCGAGACCGTCTATTTCACGGCCAGCAACGTGGCGCGCCCCGCCGCGAGCGGCACCTATCAAGTGATCCGGCTGCTGCCGACCGACGGTGACGACTGCCAATATCGCATCAAGAGCTCGACTGAAGCTTTCGAACGGGTGGCCAAGGAGAGTCAGCTCGCGCTGTCCTGAAGGAGTTGTGCGCAAGCCGGCGGCTGGGGCGGGTTCCGCACCGCCGCCGTCAAAAGGCCCTGTTCGCAGACCCATTGTGCTGAAGGTTGGACGTCGGGGTGGCGGCGTTCGCCGTCGCCGATTGTGCTTACGCTGCGTTGAGGGACATCGCGCATGAACTGGGCTTCCTCGCTGGATCAGATCTGGCGCTCACCGACCTTCCCGATGTGGCTGACGCTGGCCGCCGCGGGGTTCTTTGGGATCGTCGTTCTGGTCACGCTGCTGCGTGCGGAAAAATCCGTCGCCAACGGCGCGCTGACCGTGATCACGCTGCTGTCGATCGCGGTTGCGGTCGCCGCGACGATCCGTGGCTTCGGCCCGGGCGGGCAGGGGGCGCCGGCCGAGGCACGGACGGCGCAACTGG from Bradyrhizobium elkanii USDA 76 harbors:
- a CDS encoding glutathione S-transferase family protein — its product is MLKLVIGNKNYSSWSMRPWLALRANNIPFEEVFIPLYTDQADKDRILAFSKAGKVPTLIDGDVTVWDSLAIIEYLAERFPEAKLWPADRAARAHARAISAEMHSGFMPLRNECGMNLHRPIRAVALSDDARANVARIQEIWAECHLRYGKQGPFLFGAFSAADAMYAPVVHRFRTYAIPVKAEAQHYVDAMMALPAFAEWTRDGIAETLRIDRFEHV
- a CDS encoding aldo/keto reductase, which codes for MNVVEGNGARIPAIGLGTWELRGRTCARIVEQALRLGYRHIDTAEIYDNEREVGEGLRASGIKRDDVFVTTKIWTTHFMAKDLERSAKESLARLRLTEVDLLLLHWPNAQVPLAETLGALARVRQAGLARHIGVSNFNAALIEEAVATCPEPLACDQVEYHPYLDQADVIEACRRHGMAFVAYSPIAKGRVKGDRALARIGDRYRKTAAQVCLRWLVQQNVSAIPRTSKLERLQENIDIFDFELSVDDMREISAIGSAGAR
- a CDS encoding cytochrome-c peroxidase, giving the protein MNGRTLWLLGAGLLCMAGTVAAVETQGLPGTNPNPVQLRRPPVAPLSAMARLGQKIFFDASLSSSGALSCASCHSPDHAYGPPNDGPVMLGGPAQSRQGTRAVPGLTYLERQPNFSIGPEKDEDDNVVDFAQLAALGQQAARARKVATGTATSAVNIVPQGGLFWDGRADTLQDQAIFPLLDPNEMDGGSIEIVAQKLRRASYAPRFAELFGAGVFDNTRLLVAEAMFAVARYQVEEPSFHPYTSKFDYWLEGKARLNESELRGLQLFNDPEKANCGGCHTSQPTRDGLPPLFTDHQYEALGAPGNAALAGNRDPDHFDLGVCGPYRTDIAEQTQYCGMFLTPTLRNTATRRVFFHNGVFTSLEQVLDFYNFRDTNPEKVFPRGADGTVRKYDDLPEKYHGNVDVSDPPFERHLGDTPAMTAQDEADIIAFLKTLTDGYQPER
- a CDS encoding YidB family protein; this encodes MGILDSLENSPELKGMLGQLGAAVIPVVLGEVLGNGGQGGLSAIVAKLEQAGLGEQVKSWIGTGQNLPITAEQLQQVLGSDTVKQLAAKFNIPVDQLSKVLAQQLPAAVDGASPDGKLPHTA
- a CDS encoding DUF599 domain-containing protein: MTGYWTDILAVGFFALEWLVYAITLEHTAYGRDSLSARMHVYREIWVRNLLNRDARMVDMQIMASLQNGTAFFASTSLIAIGGALALLRATNDALAVLGALPVNLTPSPALWEVKCIGLILIFIYTFFKFAWAYRLFNYVAILFGAMPPADQRDTPEAEAHVIRTTRLFETAGRHFNRGQRAFFFALGYLGWFVSPWVLFVTTAAVVIVIWRRQFASNAWQAMGS